The following is a genomic window from Methanolinea sp..
GTCTCGTGCATCACGACGACCACTTCCCCAAGGTCGCTCACAGCAGTCTTCGCGCTGCAGAGCGCATTCATCTGGTTGTCGGAACTCGGGCGGTCTGCCGACCGCTGGGAACCCACGAAGACGATGGGGACCGGCGTCTCTATCATGAAGCTGAGCGCGGCAGCGGAGTAGGCCATCGTGTCGGTCCCGTGCGTCACGATGACACCTTCCACGCCGTCCTTTATCTCCGAGAAGACTGCCCTCGCGAGGTCCTGCCAGAGCGATGGCGTCATGTTCTCCGAGAGGATGGTGGAGATCTTCCTCGTCCTGAACTGTGCGATCTCCGCGAGGCCGGGGATGGCCCGGAGGATGTCCGACGCGTCGAACTGGCTCGTCACCGCGCCTGTCCGGTAGTCGATCCTGCTCGCGATGGTACCTCCCGTGGAGACTATCGAGAGGCGCGGGAGGGACGGGTTCTGGACGACCTCCTTTGCGGGTACTTGCGGGGAGACTCCCTTCTCGACGAGCCTGCAATCGCCGGGAGGAATACCCACGTTGTACCCGCTGTCGAGCTTTACGACCGCCATCCCGTCCCGCTCGGTGATGTACGTTGCCGTCCTCTCGCGCCCCCCGATCGCGAAAGCAACCCGGTCGCCGGGCGAGAACCCTGTCACGTCCCTGCCTCCTTCCTCGCGTCCTCTAGGAGCCTCCTCTGCGCCTCGGAGAGTGCCGCGCGGCGCCCCTCGAGGAACGCGGAGTCCTCCTCGAGTGCTACCCTCCTCTCCGCGAGGGACACCTTCACCGCGAAGGGCGAGGGCGCACCCGGTGCCCTCCTCCGGTCGACGGCGGACGTGACGTCGAGGGCAGCCGCGACCTCCTCCTGCGTGAGACCGAGCGCGGATGGTTTCGCGAGGCCCTCCTCCTCGGCGGCGCGGTCGAGCGCGGGGAGATCGAGGGCTCCCCTCGAGATCGCCTTCCCGACGAGGGTATGCGCCCTCCGGAACGGCATCCCGTACTTCTGGACGAGGATGTCCGCGAGGTCGGTCGCGGTCGTGTACCCCTTCCCCGCCTCCGCCGCCATCCTCTCCACGTTGAACCTTGCCGTCGCGAGCATGTCGACGAGGATGCGCGTGCTATGCTTCGTGTCGTGGATCGCCGCGAGGAGAGCGGGTGTCAGTTCCTGGAGGTCCCTGTTGTAGCTCATCGGGAGGGCTTTACAGATTGAGAAGGCAGATGCGAGCGCCCCGAAGACGGACCCGGCCTTCGCCCTCATTATCTCGGCGCTGTCGGGGTTCTTCTTCTGCGGCATGATGGAACTCGTGGAACAGAACGCGTCGTCGAGGTCCACGAACTGCACGAACTGCGAGCTCCACACCACGAGCTCCTCGCAGAGCCTGCTTGCGTGGGACATCAGGATGGAGAGGTCCGCCATCACCTCGAGCGCGAAGTCCCGGGATGCCACCGCGTCCATCGTGTTCTCGAGGATACCGTCGAACCCGAGGAGGGACGCGACGAGGGCGCGGTCGATCGGGTAACTCGTCGATGCGAACGCCGCGGCACCGAGCGGGCAGAGGTTCGTGCGGGCGTACGCGTCCGAGAGCCTCGCGAAGTCGCGGGCAAACGCGGCCTCGTGGGCGAGGAGGTGGTGCGCGAGCGTCGTCGGCTGGGCATGCTGGAGGTGCGTGAACCCGGGCATCACGGTCCCCACGTGCCCTTCCGCGTGGTCGAGGAGGACGGTCCGCAGGCTGACGAGGATGGCAAGCTGCCGGGTGATGTCTTCCCTGACCTTCATCCGCAGGCACGTCGCGACCTCGTCGTTGCGCGATCGCCCGATGTGGAGCCTCCCTCCCGTCTCCTCGCCGAGGACGGAGACGAGGTGGGACTCGATGCCCGCGTGGACGTCTTCGAAGCGATCGTCGAAGATCGAGTCCGGGATGCCATCGTCGTACAGCCTGAGGAGTGCCCGCAGCAGGTCGCGGGCCGTCTCCCTCGGGATGATGTGCCTCCTGTAGAGCATCAGGACGTGGGCGATGTCCACGAGGATGTCTGCATCCGCGATGTAGCGGTCCGCCTTCATGGACGAGAGGAAATGCATCATCTCGCCGGTCCTGTCCCCCCGGAGCCTTCCCCTCCGGACCACGTCCTCTGGTATCATCTCCATGCCGACCCGTACATTGGGGGAACCGGGAGATTAAATCCACGCCTTCCGCGCGGCGAGCTCGATCGCCCTCTGGACCGAGTCCCGCGGGATGATCGTCGCGACGGGGATATTCACGATCTGTTCTATCACGCTGCTCACGATCGGTGCGCAGACGATGGCGATCGCCCCCTCCCTCTCGGCACGGAGGGCACTGATAATCGCCTCCTCCATCGTGTGGACAGGGTACTCCCTCACGCGGATGCGCCGCCCGTCGACGACAGCAGTCCTCTCCTGCACGACGTCGAGGACGGGCCGCGCCGCTATCAGGCCGATGAATTCGCCCTCCGGGGTGCGCGAGAATCTCCTGATGGCCCCGACTATCGCGCGGAGCGTCGAGAGGTTCGGCGACCTCTGCCCCTGCACGATCTTGTAGAGCGTACTTGGCGCGATACCGCTCGCCTCCGCGAGTTCCGCGACGCTCACGCGCAGGTCCTTCCGCATCACGTCGCGGAGCACGAGCGAGAACTCCTCGTCCGAGAGGAGCGCTGCCCGCACGACCTTGTCGACGGGATCCGCGATCACGGGCAATCCCTCCCCGCGACTCCTCCCCTATCCTGTCCCCCTGCCAAAGTCACACCCGGTTTACTCTTATTGTCAATTAATTTTAGACAATAATGTTATTTAAATAATTATATTATCCTAATTGTAAAAATATATTGCGATTTTTAGATAATTTAAAAAGTTCCCGCGACACAGGATGTAGCATGGAATTGAAACCGATTTCCATCCTCGCAGGGGCCATCATTTGCGCGCTCCTGGTCGCAGGCTGCACCACGCAGACCACGCAGGCACCTCCCGCGACGCGGGATACCGTAATCGTCACGTACACGAAGGGAACGGGCCCGATGCCCACGCTGCTCGGGACGGAGCAGATCGACGGGTACATCGCGTGGCAACCGTTCGTCGAGGTTGCCCCCCTCGCGAACATCGGCAGGGTGCTCGTCTACTCCGGCGACATGCCCCCCGAGGGGAGGTGGAAGAACCATCCCTGCTGCGTCTTCACCGCGACCTCGGATGCCATCGCGGGGAGCCCCGGACTCACGAACGCCCTGACGGCGGCCCTCGTGCTCTCGACGCAGTACATCGGCGAGCACCCCGACGAGGGTGCCGAGATCGTGGCAGACTGGCTCGCGGGGAAGGGGAACTTCACGTACGGGAACATCTCCGTCTCTTCCGTGGAAGTCCTGAAGAGGGCGTTTCCCACCGTGAAGTTCGTCAACGAGCCCACCCCGTCGTGGAAGAAGTCGAACCTCGAATTCGTGTACGCCCAAAGGGAACTCGGCGTCCTCACGGGGGCACTCGCGAACTCGACCGACGAGGAGACACTCAGGATCCTGTTCGATTCGTCCCCCTACGATGCTGCCGCGGCGATGATCCGCGAGGGCCGGATCGCGACGCCTGCACCCGAAAAGGACCCCGTCGGCATCGGGTACCTCATGTCGGACCACCACGCGGCACTCTTCGTCGCCATCAAGAAGTGGGAGTACTTCAACGAGACCTACGGGATCAGCATCCGGCCGCGCGACACCACGGCGTCCCGGCCTGACGTTGCGGACCTCGTCGTGAATGGCCAGAAGGTCGCGGAGCTCCGCCTCATCCCTGGCGACGCGGGGCCGCAGCTCATGCAACTCATGTCCACGGGCAACATCAGGTACGCGCTCGTCGGGAACCCGCCCGCGATCGCGGCGGCGGACAAGGGGACGCCCGTGAAGATCATCATGGCGCTCAACGGCGAGGGCTCGGGAATCGTCGTGAACGACGACTCGCCTGCACGCGACTGGGCTGGGTTCGTCACGTGGGCAAAGGAGAGGTCGGCTGCAGGAAAGCCGGTGAAGATCGCCGCGCCGGGGAAGGGATCCATACAGGATGTCCTGTTGCGGTACTCGCTCGATGCAAGCGGTTTATCTGTGAGGGAAGGATAAACTAGAAGGGATCATGAGGTACCAGCGGGCCCTCCTCCCCCTCTTTCTCGTCGCGGCGTGGGAGGCTGCGGCCTTTCTCATCAACAATCCCTTCATCCTCCCCTCCCTCGCGACCGTCGTCCCCATCCTCGCGAATCCATTCTCGGCGAGCTACACCCTCGGGACGGGGAGCCTCGCGGAGAATGCCGCGGTCAGCATCCAGCGCGTCAGCCTCGGGTTCACCATCGCGATGCTGGTGGCGATTCCGCTCGGCGTGATGATGGGACGGTCGCAGGTCCTCAACGAGCTGTTCGATTCCCTGATAGAAATCCTCCGCCCCATCCCCCCCCTCGCGTGGGTGCCCCTCGCCCTCGCGTGGTTCAAGATAGGGCTCACCTCGATCGTCTTCATCATCTTCATCGGCGCGTTCTTCCCCATCCTGCTCAACACGATCGACGGGGTGAAGTCGGTGAAGAAGACGTGGCTTGAGGTCGCAACGACCCTCGGGGCAAACGAGAGGCAGATCCTCCTCAAGGTCGTATTCCCCGGCGCCGCGCCGATCATCTGGACAGGGCTCCGCGTGGGATTCGGGATCGCGTGGATGTGCGTCGTCGCCGCAGAGTGGCTCCCGGGGATCACGCGGGGGCTCGGGTACCTCATCCTCTACGCGTACAACTTCGGCCAGACGAACCTCATCATCGCGGGGATGGTGGTCATCGGGTTCATCGGCCTCTCGATCGACATAATCTTCAAGAAGGCAGAGAAGCGGTGGTTCTCGTGGCGGGGGCTCGAGCGATGAATGGATCTAGGCCCCGGAAGGGGGGTGGAAGGGAGTGACCCTCCTCCTCGAGGATGTCTCCAAGACTTTTCCCACGGGGGACGGTTCCGCGGTGGAAGCCCTCTCGGGAATCACCCTCGAGGTGGGAGACAGCGAGTTCGTCTCGGTCCTCGGTCCATCCGGCTGCGGGAAGACGACGCTCCTGCGGATCGTCGCGGGGCTCGAGACCCCGACGAAGGGGACGATACGGCTTGACGGCGAGAAGATAGAGGGCCCGAGTCCCCGCATGGCGATGATATTCCAGGAGTACTCGCTCTACCCGTGGAGGACTGTCATCCGCAACATCGAGTTCGGGCTCGAGGTAAAGGGTATTTCGAAGGAGGAGAGGAGGAAGAAAGCGGCGGAGTACCTCGAGCTCGTGGGCCTCCGGGATTTTGCCGACCGTTACCCCTACGAGCTCTCGGGAGGGATGCGCCAGCGCGTCGCCGTCGCGCGGGCCCTCGCCATCGAGCCCCACATCCTGCTCATGGACGAGCCTTTCGGGGCCCTCGATGCCCAGACCCGGAACAAGCTCCAGCGCGAGCTCCTCGAGCTCTGGGAGAAGACCAAGAAGACGGTCCTCTTCGTGACGCACAGCGTCGACGAGGCGGTCTTCCTCTCCGACAGGATCGTCATCCTCTCGCCGCGTCCGGGACGCGTGAGGGAGATCGTGCGGGTCGGCCTCCCGCGCCCGCGCGACAGGACGGGGATCGAATTCGCACGCATCAGGCGCTACGTCCTCGACCACATGGAGAACATGGCGGTCC
Proteins encoded in this region:
- the gatD gene encoding Glu-tRNA(Gln) amidotransferase subunit GatD, whose amino-acid sequence is MTGFSPGDRVAFAIGGRERTATYITERDGMAVVKLDSGYNVGIPPGDCRLVEKGVSPQVPAKEVVQNPSLPRLSIVSTGGTIASRIDYRTGAVTSQFDASDILRAIPGLAEIAQFRTRKISTILSENMTPSLWQDLARAVFSEIKDGVEGVIVTHGTDTMAYSAAALSFMIETPVPIVFVGSQRSADRPSSDNQMNALCSAKTAVSDLGEVVVVMHETTSDDRCAIHRGTRVRKMHTSRRDAFKSIGTPPLGHVSYPDLRVTLGPGVKKRGEAEPSLRDRLEDRCALVQFYPGMPPEALGQLDSLEGLVIAGTGLGHVSSALVPVIGDLVRDGVMVVMTSQCLHGRVCDRVYDTGRDLLKAGVIEGEDMLPETALVKLMWVLGNARDAEEARALMRENLKGEYSPRSVPWSAMNHP
- the argH gene encoding argininosuccinate lyase, with amino-acid sequence MEMIPEDVVRRGRLRGDRTGEMMHFLSSMKADRYIADADILVDIAHVLMLYRRHIIPRETARDLLRALLRLYDDGIPDSIFDDRFEDVHAGIESHLVSVLGEETGGRLHIGRSRNDEVATCLRMKVREDITRQLAILVSLRTVLLDHAEGHVGTVMPGFTHLQHAQPTTLAHHLLAHEAAFARDFARLSDAYARTNLCPLGAAAFASTSYPIDRALVASLLGFDGILENTMDAVASRDFALEVMADLSILMSHASRLCEELVVWSSQFVQFVDLDDAFCSTSSIMPQKKNPDSAEIMRAKAGSVFGALASAFSICKALPMSYNRDLQELTPALLAAIHDTKHSTRILVDMLATARFNVERMAAEAGKGYTTATDLADILVQKYGMPFRRAHTLVGKAISRGALDLPALDRAAEEEGLAKPSALGLTQEEVAAALDVTSAVDRRRAPGAPSPFAVKVSLAERRVALEEDSAFLEGRRAALSEAQRRLLEDARKEAGT
- a CDS encoding helix-turn-helix domain-containing protein, translating into MIADPVDKVVRAALLSDEEFSLVLRDVMRKDLRVSVAELAEASGIAPSTLYKIVQGQRSPNLSTLRAIVGAIRRFSRTPEGEFIGLIAARPVLDVVQERTAVVDGRRIRVREYPVHTMEEAIISALRAEREGAIAIVCAPIVSSVIEQIVNIPVATIIPRDSVQRAIELAARKAWI
- a CDS encoding ABC transporter substrate-binding protein; translated protein: MELKPISILAGAIICALLVAGCTTQTTQAPPATRDTVIVTYTKGTGPMPTLLGTEQIDGYIAWQPFVEVAPLANIGRVLVYSGDMPPEGRWKNHPCCVFTATSDAIAGSPGLTNALTAALVLSTQYIGEHPDEGAEIVADWLAGKGNFTYGNISVSSVEVLKRAFPTVKFVNEPTPSWKKSNLEFVYAQRELGVLTGALANSTDEETLRILFDSSPYDAAAAMIREGRIATPAPEKDPVGIGYLMSDHHAALFVAIKKWEYFNETYGISIRPRDTTASRPDVADLVVNGQKVAELRLIPGDAGPQLMQLMSTGNIRYALVGNPPAIAAADKGTPVKIIMALNGEGSGIVVNDDSPARDWAGFVTWAKERSAAGKPVKIAAPGKGSIQDVLLRYSLDASGLSVREG
- a CDS encoding ABC transporter permease, giving the protein MRYQRALLPLFLVAAWEAAAFLINNPFILPSLATVVPILANPFSASYTLGTGSLAENAAVSIQRVSLGFTIAMLVAIPLGVMMGRSQVLNELFDSLIEILRPIPPLAWVPLALAWFKIGLTSIVFIIFIGAFFPILLNTIDGVKSVKKTWLEVATTLGANERQILLKVVFPGAAPIIWTGLRVGFGIAWMCVVAAEWLPGITRGLGYLILYAYNFGQTNLIIAGMVVIGFIGLSIDIIFKKAEKRWFSWRGLER
- a CDS encoding ABC transporter ATP-binding protein; protein product: MTLLLEDVSKTFPTGDGSAVEALSGITLEVGDSEFVSVLGPSGCGKTTLLRIVAGLETPTKGTIRLDGEKIEGPSPRMAMIFQEYSLYPWRTVIRNIEFGLEVKGISKEERRKKAAEYLELVGLRDFADRYPYELSGGMRQRVAVARALAIEPHILLMDEPFGALDAQTRNKLQRELLELWEKTKKTVLFVTHSVDEAVFLSDRIVILSPRPGRVREIVRVGLPRPRDRTGIEFARIRRYVLDHMENMAVPEKA